A window from Tenacibaculum singaporense encodes these proteins:
- a CDS encoding zinc-binding metallopeptidase yields MRNIKRIIIPVLIVLSIFAVNVSCSNDEEIVLNPTEASGETPDSDGDSGTTAEGSEGEITLYKVTGNEISKIQDYKVTGKDLEYQKDVAKHKEIWSLVKKIVPVEQLKKMSEFLIYNGEVTGSAGFVIEIKRDLSDWRMGIAINYAYEGGFNARGELAYTIIHEFGHVLTLNDTQLDAAVTQESCKNYFPGEGCAFEKSYINELHSKFWNDIWSEYQDAKKDESAQQKFYEKYKERYVTQYASTNPGEDIAEVFATFTTLKEKPEGKTIAEKKILLMYNREELVNFRDHIRKNLALRKKGDAVTFELPKPGTWKQANSFGNPHKTKCRRH; encoded by the coding sequence ATGAGAAATATCAAAAGAATAATTATCCCTGTTTTGATAGTTTTATCAATTTTTGCGGTAAATGTATCGTGTAGTAACGATGAAGAAATAGTATTAAACCCTACAGAAGCTTCTGGCGAAACTCCTGATTCAGATGGGGATTCAGGTACAACTGCTGAAGGTAGCGAAGGTGAAATTACTTTATATAAAGTAACTGGAAATGAGATTAGTAAAATTCAGGATTATAAAGTAACAGGTAAAGATTTAGAGTATCAAAAAGATGTAGCTAAGCACAAAGAGATTTGGAGCTTGGTAAAGAAAATTGTTCCTGTTGAGCAACTTAAAAAAATGAGCGAGTTTTTAATTTACAATGGTGAAGTTACAGGAAGTGCTGGCTTTGTTATTGAGATTAAAAGAGATTTATCTGATTGGAGAATGGGAATTGCAATTAACTATGCTTACGAAGGAGGTTTTAATGCTAGAGGTGAATTGGCCTATACTATCATTCACGAATTTGGACATGTATTAACCTTAAATGACACTCAATTAGATGCAGCTGTAACTCAAGAAAGTTGTAAAAATTACTTCCCTGGTGAAGGATGTGCATTTGAAAAATCTTATATCAATGAGTTACACTCTAAGTTTTGGAATGACATTTGGAGTGAATATCAAGATGCTAAAAAAGACGAATCTGCTCAACAAAAGTTTTATGAAAAGTACAAAGAAAGGTATGTAACTCAATATGCTTCAACAAACCCCGGTGAAGATATTGCTGAAGTTTTTGCCACATTTACTACACTAAAAGAAAAACCAGAAGGTAAAACTATAGCAGAGAAAAAAATACTGTTAATGTACAATAGAGAAGAATTAGTAAACTTTAGAGATCATATAAGAAAAAACTTAGCTCTTAGAAAGAAAGGAGATGCTGTAACGTTTGAGTTACCAAAACCTGGAACATGGAAACAAGCCAACTCTTTTGGGAATCCACATAAAACAAAATGTAGAAGGCATTAA